In Leptospira perdikensis, a single genomic region encodes these proteins:
- the mltG gene encoding endolytic transglycosylase MltG: protein MNSKLKKYLILSGLGVSLLLVLALIGFFVVDEIKGGAVGDGQNKYELIIDSGEPSSSVVRELAAAGMIKSSVYFNYLMKFTRAGNKIKQGVYDINDGMSSRKILDVIISGKVKLVNFTVPEGYNNRQIGDLLVSKKLAISREEFLKVAQSQALLTKYNIPAKTLEGYLFPETYSVPLNYPLERITEMMIKRFYKKLESIPEAKDIKPADLHFRVVLASIVEREAVRKEERPMMAGVFLTRIEKNINLESCATIQYLFDKPKKRLFESDLKIVSPYNTYINGGWPPGPISNPGLPALEASFKPVKSDKLFFLLKPDGSHYFSATFKEHLDAKKKFIDVLYQ from the coding sequence ATGAACTCGAAACTTAAAAAATACCTGATTCTATCAGGACTTGGTGTTTCTTTACTGCTGGTTTTGGCCTTAATTGGATTTTTCGTTGTCGACGAAATCAAAGGTGGGGCAGTGGGCGATGGTCAAAATAAATATGAACTCATCATCGATTCAGGAGAACCATCTTCGAGTGTAGTAAGAGAGTTAGCTGCTGCAGGAATGATTAAATCGTCCGTATACTTCAATTATTTAATGAAGTTTACTAGGGCCGGAAATAAAATCAAACAAGGTGTTTATGACATCAATGACGGAATGAGTTCACGTAAAATTCTAGATGTCATCATCTCAGGTAAAGTGAAACTAGTTAATTTTACTGTTCCAGAAGGATATAACAATCGTCAGATTGGAGACTTGTTGGTTTCCAAAAAACTCGCCATCTCCAGAGAAGAATTTTTGAAAGTGGCTCAAAGCCAGGCATTACTTACAAAATACAATATTCCAGCAAAAACATTAGAGGGATATTTATTTCCTGAAACTTATTCAGTTCCTTTGAATTATCCTTTGGAAAGAATCACAGAGATGATGATCAAACGATTCTATAAAAAACTAGAATCCATTCCAGAGGCAAAAGACATCAAACCGGCCGACCTACATTTTCGTGTGGTTCTTGCATCAATTGTAGAGAGAGAAGCTGTAAGAAAAGAAGAAAGGCCAATGATGGCAGGTGTTTTTCTCACTCGGATTGAAAAAAATATTAATTTGGAATCTTGTGCGACCATCCAATATTTATTTGATAAACCCAAAAAAAGACTCTTTGAATCCGATCTAAAAATTGTATCTCCATACAATACATACATCAATGGCGGATGGCCACCGGGACCTATTTCTAATCCTGGTTTACCGGCCTTAGAAGCGTCTTTCAAACCAGTAAAATCAGATAAGTTATTCTTTTTATTAAAACCAGATGGTTCTCATTATTTTTCTGCGACATTCAAAGAACATTTGGATGCAAAAAAGAAATTTATAGATGTTTTATATCAATAA